In a genomic window of Rhopalosiphum maidis isolate BTI-1 chromosome 4, ASM367621v3, whole genome shotgun sequence:
- the LOC113556242 gene encoding neuroglian-like isoform X1, translating into MYRNSQYLLYSTTLLFSFLVTTISIIQSPPNIVKEPSVDELLFQVATDQYENDKPFIIDCEAEGEPAPKYRWMKNGKNFDWQAYDDRIAQQPGCGSLVVTRPRDEDFGQYQCFAENTWGIATTKSVMVVKAELNSFNNEPNIYIDAQEGEPFKLTCHPPTGWPKPIVNWIKKVKDDSIKIADNHRMTTDPEGNLWFSNVTRNDASFTYYCSAKSLIMNEYKLSNPVNVNVIQNAEIFLQNKYPPIRQYVSRRNEVALLNKKIELFCIYGGTPLPQTIWFKDGIPIRFNKRIILENYGKSLTIWKVNFEDGGNYTCEVSNGVGLPESYNILLDVMAVPIFTVIPQIVEGGEGETAVIKCEASGNPQPSIKWIHNGRPLSEVSPNPRRFVTSNSITITPLTKYDTGNYGCNATNSIGYVYKDVYINVLALAPEITELPLNVKTFDGSTTTVIKCKPYGVPKPHVKWIKNDIELTGGRYSTLDNGDLQISKVSFIDAGIYTCIATNNYGTASASGILTVKERTEIITEPEDNVVIAGSVAIFHCVATADHSLHLNIDWLINGELIDYDTQTRFVKTNDYSLIITKTIELDSGIYTCLAKTELDQVTANATFIVQDKPNPPTLLEIICNKINAVVKWRPNGDNRAPILRYVIEYNTSFEPGTWLVASDDVSAADLMFIVPMTPWANFTFRVIAMNKIGKSNPSLHSSVCTTQPDVPFKNPENIEVYGTKASNLVVHWTPMPKIAHNAPDLRYKVYWKQDMPGKVWNINETSNYTINELVIPNQPTYRRYKVKIVAFNEKGESNGFQKEVIGYSGEDIPVDIPKNLTVLNVTGSKSAILSWEPVSPESVKGDFKGYKIQFWADRDGEDNKIEEKVSFDKTTMEIKNFFPNAKNYVCIFAYNSRFNGQHSPSIFFNTPEGVPEPVNGVEAKQWGSSAILLSWQPPDKANGVLTGYEISYESMTQQGVGERVQRPSITNPKQTIAKLTSLKPSTNYRIYIKATTKAGVSEPFFIEQQTKSPLPVDSKLDKPVFSYVHKAYNKVFDTVCILWTPNLEGNPGSHFFVKYKLKSDYLYEETKHEFDKNFINVKGLKPGKLYELIVVVVDGDITQESDIVEIEALSNTAGIIEAEETTAWF; encoded by the exons atgtacAGAAATTCTCAATATTTGCTGTATTCGACTACATTACTGTTCTCATTTCTCGTAACTACTATATctataa tTCAATCGCCACCAAATATCGTTAAAGAACCATCTGTTGATGAATTACTATTTCAAGTAGCTACTGATCAATATGAAAATGATAAACCATTTATTATCGATTGCGAAGCAGAAGGAGAACCTGCTccgaa ATATCGTTGGATGAAAAATGGTAAGAACTTTGATTGGCAAGCATATGATGACAGAATAGCTCAACAGCCTGGTTGTGGTTCACTCGTTGTTACCAGACCTAGAGATGAAGATTTTG gaCAATATCAGTGTTTTGCTGAAAATACATGGGGTATAGCTACTACTAAATCTGTGATGGTTGTGAAGGCTGAACTAAATTCGTTTAACAATGAACCAAACATCTATATTGATGCTCAAGAAGGTGAGCCATTTAAACTGACTTGTCATCCTCCGACTGGATGGCCTAAACCAATTGTAAATTGGATAAAAAAG GTAAAAGATGACAGTATAAAAATTGCTGATAACCATAGAATGACGACAGACCCAGAGGGTAATCTTTGGTTTTCAAATGTAACGCGAAATGACGCTAGCTTTACGTATTATTGTTCTGCCAAGTCGTTGATAAT gaatgaatataaattaagcaaTCCTGTAAATGTGAATGTTATTCAAAAtgctgaaatatttttacaaaataaatatccacCTATTCGACAATATGTATCCAGAAGGAATGAAGTAGCattgttgaataaaaaaattgaattgttttgtatttatggCGGAAC CCCATTGCCTCAAACTATTTGGTTTAAAGATGGAATACCTATACGATTCAATAAACggattattttagaaaattatggCAAAAGTTTGACTATTTGGAAAGTAAATTTTGAAGATGGAGGAAATTATACGTGTGAAGTTAGCAATGGTGTGGGGTTACCCgagtcgtataatattttacttgatgTCATGG CTGTACCGATTTTCACTGTTATTCCACAAATTGTGGAAGGAGGCGAAGGAGAAACTGCAGTTATTAAATGTGAAGCAAGTGGAAATCCACAACCATCAATTAAATGGATTCATAATGGTCGTCCACTGAGTGAAGTATCACCAAATCCAAGACGTTTTGTCACTTCTAATTCTATTACAATTACACCATTGACTAAGTATGATACTGGAAATTATGGTTGTAATGCTACTAACAGTATTGGATATGTTTACAaggatgtttatattaatgtattag ctttGGCTCCTGAAATCACTGAACTTCCACTTAATGTAAAAACTTTTGATGGTAGTACTACTACGGTAATTAAATGTAAGCCATATGGAGTACCTAAACCACATGTAAAGTGGATAAAAAACGATATAGAATTAACTGGTGGACGATATTCAACATTAGATAATGGTGATTTACAAATAag taaagTTAGTTTTATTGATGCTGGGATTTATACTTGCATTGCTACTAATAATTATGGAACTGCAAGTGCATCTGGAATACTTACTGTTAAAG AACGTACAGAAATTATCACTGAACCTGAAGACAATGTGGTTATTGCTGGATCAGTGGCAATATTTCATTGTGTAGCAACTGCAGATCATTCTTTGCATCTTAACATTGACTGGTTAATTAACGGTGAACTTATAGATTATGACACCCAAACTCGTTTCGTCAAAACTAATGACTATTCTTTGATTATTACTAAAACTATTGAATTGGACTCTGGAATTTATACATGCTTAGCTAAAACTGAGTTGGACCAAGTTACAGCTAATGCCACCTTTATTGTTCAA gaCAAACCAAATCCACCAACattattggaaattatttgtaataaaataaatgcagttGTAAAATGGCGACCTAATGGAGATAATCGTGCACCTATACTACGTTATGTTATTGAGTACAATACCAGTTTTGAACCTGGCACTTGGTTAGTTGCATCAGATGATGTATCTGCAGCTGATCTCATGTTTATTGTACCAATGACACCATGGGCAAATTTTACATTTCGAGTGATTGCAATGAACAAAATTGGTAAGTCAAATCCATCTTTACATTCAAGTGTTTGTACCACTCAGCCAGATGTACCTTTTAAAAATCcagaaaatattgaagtttATGGTACTAAAGCGTCTAACCTTGTTGTTCATTGGACA ccAATGCCAAAAATTGCTCATAACGCTCCTGACTTAAGATATAAAGTTTATTGGAAACAAGATATGCCTGGAAAAGTCTGGAATATAAATGAAACatcaaattatactataaatgaaTTAGTTATCCCAAATCAACCGACATACAGAcgttataaagtaaaaatagttGCATTTAATGAAAAAGGTGAATCTAATGGATTTCAAAAAGAAGTCATTGGATATTCAGGCGAAGAta TTCCAGTTGatatacctaaaaatctaactgttttaaatgttactgGAAGTAAAAGTGCTATATTGAGTTGGGAACCTGTGTCACCTGAATCTGTAAAAGGAGACTTTAAAGGCtacaaa atccAATTTTGGGCTGATAGAGATGGAGAAGATAATAAGATTGAAGAGAAAgttagttttgataaaacaacaatggaaattaaaaatttttttccaaatgctaaaaattatgtatgtatttttgcaTACAATAGTCGTTTTAATGGACAACATAGtccgtcaatattttttaatacacctGAAGGAG tcCCTGAGCCTGTTAATGGAGTAGAGGCTAAACAATGGGGTTCTTCCGCAATTCTTTTAAGTTGGCAACCACCAGACAAAGCTAATGGGGTATTGACCGGCTACGAGATTTCATATGAATCAATGACTCAACAAGGGGTTGGCGAAAGAGTACAACGTCCATCTATTACCAATCCTAAACAGACTATTGCCAAATTGACTTCATTAAAACCATCAACTAATTATCGAATTTACATCAAAGCAACTACAAAAGCTGGTGTTAGTGAACC ATTTTTTATCGAACAGCAAACCAAATCTCCTTTACCAGTAGACTCTAAACTAGATAAGCCAGTGTTCAGTTATGTACATAAAGCATACAATAAAGTTTTTGATacagtttgtattttatggaCACCAAACCTTGAAGGAAACCCAGGATCTCACTTCTTTGTGAaatacaa ACTTAAATCTGACTACTTGTATGAAGAAACTAAACATGAATTTGacaagaattttattaatgtaaaaggTTTGAAACCAGgaaaattgtatgaattaaTTGTAGTTGTTGTTGATGGAGATATCACACAAGAATCTGATATTGTTGAAATTGAAGCTTTAAGCAATACAGCAG GTATCATAGAAGCAGAAGAAACAACTGCATGGTTCTAA
- the LOC113556242 gene encoding neuroglian-like isoform X2 has translation MKNGKNFDWQAYDDRIAQQPGCGSLVVTRPRDEDFGQYQCFAENTWGIATTKSVMVVKAELNSFNNEPNIYIDAQEGEPFKLTCHPPTGWPKPIVNWIKKVKDDSIKIADNHRMTTDPEGNLWFSNVTRNDASFTYYCSAKSLIMNEYKLSNPVNVNVIQNAEIFLQNKYPPIRQYVSRRNEVALLNKKIELFCIYGGTPLPQTIWFKDGIPIRFNKRIILENYGKSLTIWKVNFEDGGNYTCEVSNGVGLPESYNILLDVMAVPIFTVIPQIVEGGEGETAVIKCEASGNPQPSIKWIHNGRPLSEVSPNPRRFVTSNSITITPLTKYDTGNYGCNATNSIGYVYKDVYINVLALAPEITELPLNVKTFDGSTTTVIKCKPYGVPKPHVKWIKNDIELTGGRYSTLDNGDLQISKVSFIDAGIYTCIATNNYGTASASGILTVKERTEIITEPEDNVVIAGSVAIFHCVATADHSLHLNIDWLINGELIDYDTQTRFVKTNDYSLIITKTIELDSGIYTCLAKTELDQVTANATFIVQDKPNPPTLLEIICNKINAVVKWRPNGDNRAPILRYVIEYNTSFEPGTWLVASDDVSAADLMFIVPMTPWANFTFRVIAMNKIGKSNPSLHSSVCTTQPDVPFKNPENIEVYGTKASNLVVHWTPMPKIAHNAPDLRYKVYWKQDMPGKVWNINETSNYTINELVIPNQPTYRRYKVKIVAFNEKGESNGFQKEVIGYSGEDIPVDIPKNLTVLNVTGSKSAILSWEPVSPESVKGDFKGYKIQFWADRDGEDNKIEEKVSFDKTTMEIKNFFPNAKNYVCIFAYNSRFNGQHSPSIFFNTPEGVPEPVNGVEAKQWGSSAILLSWQPPDKANGVLTGYEISYESMTQQGVGERVQRPSITNPKQTIAKLTSLKPSTNYRIYIKATTKAGVSEPFFIEQQTKSPLPVDSKLDKPVFSYVHKAYNKVFDTVCILWTPNLEGNPGSHFFVKYKLKSDYLYEETKHEFDKNFINVKGLKPGKLYELIVVVVDGDITQESDIVEIEALSNTAGIIEAEETTAWF, from the exons ATGAAAAATGGTAAGAACTTTGATTGGCAAGCATATGATGACAGAATAGCTCAACAGCCTGGTTGTGGTTCACTCGTTGTTACCAGACCTAGAGATGAAGATTTTG gaCAATATCAGTGTTTTGCTGAAAATACATGGGGTATAGCTACTACTAAATCTGTGATGGTTGTGAAGGCTGAACTAAATTCGTTTAACAATGAACCAAACATCTATATTGATGCTCAAGAAGGTGAGCCATTTAAACTGACTTGTCATCCTCCGACTGGATGGCCTAAACCAATTGTAAATTGGATAAAAAAG GTAAAAGATGACAGTATAAAAATTGCTGATAACCATAGAATGACGACAGACCCAGAGGGTAATCTTTGGTTTTCAAATGTAACGCGAAATGACGCTAGCTTTACGTATTATTGTTCTGCCAAGTCGTTGATAAT gaatgaatataaattaagcaaTCCTGTAAATGTGAATGTTATTCAAAAtgctgaaatatttttacaaaataaatatccacCTATTCGACAATATGTATCCAGAAGGAATGAAGTAGCattgttgaataaaaaaattgaattgttttgtatttatggCGGAAC CCCATTGCCTCAAACTATTTGGTTTAAAGATGGAATACCTATACGATTCAATAAACggattattttagaaaattatggCAAAAGTTTGACTATTTGGAAAGTAAATTTTGAAGATGGAGGAAATTATACGTGTGAAGTTAGCAATGGTGTGGGGTTACCCgagtcgtataatattttacttgatgTCATGG CTGTACCGATTTTCACTGTTATTCCACAAATTGTGGAAGGAGGCGAAGGAGAAACTGCAGTTATTAAATGTGAAGCAAGTGGAAATCCACAACCATCAATTAAATGGATTCATAATGGTCGTCCACTGAGTGAAGTATCACCAAATCCAAGACGTTTTGTCACTTCTAATTCTATTACAATTACACCATTGACTAAGTATGATACTGGAAATTATGGTTGTAATGCTACTAACAGTATTGGATATGTTTACAaggatgtttatattaatgtattag ctttGGCTCCTGAAATCACTGAACTTCCACTTAATGTAAAAACTTTTGATGGTAGTACTACTACGGTAATTAAATGTAAGCCATATGGAGTACCTAAACCACATGTAAAGTGGATAAAAAACGATATAGAATTAACTGGTGGACGATATTCAACATTAGATAATGGTGATTTACAAATAag taaagTTAGTTTTATTGATGCTGGGATTTATACTTGCATTGCTACTAATAATTATGGAACTGCAAGTGCATCTGGAATACTTACTGTTAAAG AACGTACAGAAATTATCACTGAACCTGAAGACAATGTGGTTATTGCTGGATCAGTGGCAATATTTCATTGTGTAGCAACTGCAGATCATTCTTTGCATCTTAACATTGACTGGTTAATTAACGGTGAACTTATAGATTATGACACCCAAACTCGTTTCGTCAAAACTAATGACTATTCTTTGATTATTACTAAAACTATTGAATTGGACTCTGGAATTTATACATGCTTAGCTAAAACTGAGTTGGACCAAGTTACAGCTAATGCCACCTTTATTGTTCAA gaCAAACCAAATCCACCAACattattggaaattatttgtaataaaataaatgcagttGTAAAATGGCGACCTAATGGAGATAATCGTGCACCTATACTACGTTATGTTATTGAGTACAATACCAGTTTTGAACCTGGCACTTGGTTAGTTGCATCAGATGATGTATCTGCAGCTGATCTCATGTTTATTGTACCAATGACACCATGGGCAAATTTTACATTTCGAGTGATTGCAATGAACAAAATTGGTAAGTCAAATCCATCTTTACATTCAAGTGTTTGTACCACTCAGCCAGATGTACCTTTTAAAAATCcagaaaatattgaagtttATGGTACTAAAGCGTCTAACCTTGTTGTTCATTGGACA ccAATGCCAAAAATTGCTCATAACGCTCCTGACTTAAGATATAAAGTTTATTGGAAACAAGATATGCCTGGAAAAGTCTGGAATATAAATGAAACatcaaattatactataaatgaaTTAGTTATCCCAAATCAACCGACATACAGAcgttataaagtaaaaatagttGCATTTAATGAAAAAGGTGAATCTAATGGATTTCAAAAAGAAGTCATTGGATATTCAGGCGAAGAta TTCCAGTTGatatacctaaaaatctaactgttttaaatgttactgGAAGTAAAAGTGCTATATTGAGTTGGGAACCTGTGTCACCTGAATCTGTAAAAGGAGACTTTAAAGGCtacaaa atccAATTTTGGGCTGATAGAGATGGAGAAGATAATAAGATTGAAGAGAAAgttagttttgataaaacaacaatggaaattaaaaatttttttccaaatgctaaaaattatgtatgtatttttgcaTACAATAGTCGTTTTAATGGACAACATAGtccgtcaatattttttaatacacctGAAGGAG tcCCTGAGCCTGTTAATGGAGTAGAGGCTAAACAATGGGGTTCTTCCGCAATTCTTTTAAGTTGGCAACCACCAGACAAAGCTAATGGGGTATTGACCGGCTACGAGATTTCATATGAATCAATGACTCAACAAGGGGTTGGCGAAAGAGTACAACGTCCATCTATTACCAATCCTAAACAGACTATTGCCAAATTGACTTCATTAAAACCATCAACTAATTATCGAATTTACATCAAAGCAACTACAAAAGCTGGTGTTAGTGAACC ATTTTTTATCGAACAGCAAACCAAATCTCCTTTACCAGTAGACTCTAAACTAGATAAGCCAGTGTTCAGTTATGTACATAAAGCATACAATAAAGTTTTTGATacagtttgtattttatggaCACCAAACCTTGAAGGAAACCCAGGATCTCACTTCTTTGTGAaatacaa ACTTAAATCTGACTACTTGTATGAAGAAACTAAACATGAATTTGacaagaattttattaatgtaaaaggTTTGAAACCAGgaaaattgtatgaattaaTTGTAGTTGTTGTTGATGGAGATATCACACAAGAATCTGATATTGTTGAAATTGAAGCTTTAAGCAATACAGCAG GTATCATAGAAGCAGAAGAAACAACTGCATGGTTCTAA
- the LOC113556616 gene encoding protein FAM98A has translation METFILEDLRNLGKSISAKEFKKVINGGPKSIKYTQLVEWITKEIQILLGLEEHVNSISSEADSSSFLLEVSSFLKESGCSYNTLIAGNFEDRLNSDENKLLLLDYLIGELKASRILNASTTKCNMQVTLIESSTSKYVKEILMTLKFPKPPQDISTSSLFNKINTKLQDLLKTVPSALIGKSLVSNSYSSEQWKYINNSIELLNEEFNIRSSMLLTRLDVTVQSFKWPDRLKNKKQKLDEIYQTRLNIIKKLPNFCVSDFLSARDDLAIVEKTSSTLAVQNTNSSVNKVMIGQVPDRGGRPNEQQAPPPEMPSWQQRTQSQGGRGSQSNRGVQFNNRGGRGGGPQTRDNPSYKNSNTGGFQGGSNVYQMTDGFQSISVGNENRNFHQINRRGRVQGGWNNNQSRDFHSGNFHDGQNRVYDNYSQGAHQNMGYDNNRYQSTSNERQWSQEPQNHYGNSQDQYDGNNRQYNDTNKRGYSKRGRGHNGQTYYNQQRNY, from the coding sequence atggaaacATTCATTTTGGAAGATTTAAGAAATTTAGGAAAATCTATTTCAgctaaagaatttaaaaaagtaattaatggtGGACCAAAATCCATTAAGTATACTCAATTAGTTGAATGGATAACCAAGGAAATTCAGATATTATTGGGACTAGAAGAACATGTAAATTCTATAAGCTCTGAAGCAGATTctagttcatttttattggAAGTTAGTAGCTTCTTAAAAGAATCTGGTTGTTCTTATAACACTCTTATTGCAGGCAACTTTGAAGATCGTTTAAATTCAGATGAAAACAAGTTacttttattagattatttaattggTGAATTAAAAGCATCTCGAATATTAAATGCTAGCACCACTAAATGTAATATGCAAGTAACATTAATTGAAAGCAGTACATCTAAATATGTTAAAGAGATTCTAATGACTTTAAAATTTCCTAAGCCACCACAAGATATTAGCACTTCttctttatttaacaaaattaatacaaagttGCAAGATCTTCTAAAAACTGTTCCATCTGCATTGATTGGAAAGTCATTAGTTAGTAATTCATATAGTAGTGAACAAtggaaatacattaataatagtatagaacTTCTTAATGAAGAGTTTAACATACGAAGTTCAATGTTGCTAACAAGACTTGATGTAACAGTACAATCATTTAAATGGCCAGAcagactaaaaaataaaaaacaaaaattggatGAAATTTACCAAactagattaaatataataaaaaaactacctAATTTTTGTGTATCTGATTTTCTGTCGGCTAGAGATGATTTGGCAATTGTTGAAAAAACTTCTAGTACATTAGCTgttcaaaatacaaattcatcTGTTAACAAAGTTATGATTGGTCAGGTGCCTGATAGAGGTGGAAGACCAAATGAGCAACAAGCACCACCTCCTGAGATGCCTAGTTGGCAGCAAAGAACACAGTCACAAGGTGGTAGAGGTAGTCAATCAAATCGAGGTGTACAGTTCAACAATAGAGGAGGTCGAGGTGGAGGTCCACAAACTAGAGACAATCCATCATATAAAAACTCTAATACTGGTGGTTTTCAAGGTGGATCTAATGTTTACCAGATGACTGATGGATTTCAGTCAATCAGTGTTGGCAATGAAAACAGAAATTTCCATCAAATTAATAGACGAGGACGAGTGCAAGGTGGTTGGAACAATAATCAGTCCAGGGATTTCCACAGTGGGAATTTTCATGATGGACAGAATAGGGTGTACGATAATTATAGTCAAGGAGCCCATCAAAATATgggatatgataataatagatatcaaAGTACATCAAATGAAAGACAATGGAGTCAAGAACCTCAGAATCATTATGGAAATAGTCAAGATCAGTATGATGGCAATAATAGACAGTATAACGACACAAATAAACGTGGTTACTCCAAAAGAGGTAGAGGTCATAATGGACAAACATATTACAATCAACAAAGAAATTATTGA
- the LOC113556231 gene encoding uncharacterized protein LOC113556231: MTMKKSIVKLFEKSGEVGPQPNLLKMLKDKFIEMNFKEFVKLFIDSIMSIIISQTTIHCVTVNNMIKFAANGVSVLCEHTTKDGRNGLYLISDIFQLCRKYGNANDKVIRWRFCLFLNHLLNHMTEGTVLSVELCDVATLLLLDRLQDKKPEVRAQAAHALHLLQTSDNPKCKIVKQFMFHMTCDSSAEVRTAIVKEIAMFSNVVEEMLNNTLFDVSDNVRKEAYNRFLEYPFLRLSSKQRQTILENGFEDKNESIKSLVKKRFLDSWLDECNNDFILFLSNLGVENEVVCEKALNIIFETYYDSQVLDLINKYLNSDTRMIAFDKLTIEKIFLWKCVAKYLTTEKKIELARNQGHIDDYYIDVLLPDLVKFSDYIREYYFNSTNSKEFILTQLLDMSSAFAIDDVGAESLNKLCLDLILDEQISVKPIKSVAVLFDLTFKNSQDLLNYVKEILNKIQTRIIDVYPLIDQVGKKELFKCELESKTDKINEIIKNETSNTDELEMLVYNMKKIKKQYKEINVSPEEQILVDIAVKNLLKVFELIFQVQQLPKVGTELSLLTDITQNIVVGYLDCSMVNVRMEAIRSLSPYLLVNNVHAAKEHMTTLCAEIAKPMTDRDLLFKIMFELFMRYDLKTFDMNDDLDTDEEYENEFSVDNILPLLVNCIDYDLDDSSFKSVLIKGFCDLLIFKKVKSISLLSKLLILWFKRLTRKAFNTYNHLVKFFTSYVFYIDSSSIALAMCYVPVLKEIDEYNLAEKLDIKMDEVNSTLINLTRGLMYKNEKKAINAHGELACYILDYLLDENQPYTAMLVDTLYKLEIDFDNNNELVNTIGPKLTRVIKYLKTLDDKSSSKYLKKIKNKFDPVLQKKQSCTRKNNKKEVNATETDKEQSQVPSTINSELDLTEAHDDLFAQENIDIAQSSDDDESINGFTTTKLDAIKRMSEVFKRSFNANACELTSDSD; encoded by the coding sequence atgaCCATGAAAAAATCTATTGTCAAATTGTTTGAGAAGTCTGGCGAAGTTGGTCCACAACCAAATTTGCTGAAAATGCTTAAAGACAAATTTATCGAAATGAATTTTAAGgaatttgttaaattgtttatagacTCAATtatgtctattataatttcacaaaCAACCATCCATTGTGTAACTGTCAACAACATGATTAAGTTTGCTGCTAATGGTGTATCTGTGTTATGTGAACACACTACCAAGGACGGTCGTAATGGCTTGTATTTGATATCTGATATTTTCCAATTGTGTCGTAAGTATGGAAATGCCAATGATAAAGTTATCAGATGgagattttgtttatttcttaACCACTTGTTGAATCACATGACTGAAGGAACAGTATTGTCTGTAGAATTGTGTGACGTTGCAACATTGTTGTTGTTGGACCGCTTGCAAGACAAAAAACCAGAAGTTCGAGCACAAGCTGCACATGCTCTTCACTTATTGCAAACTTCAGATAATCCcaaatgtaaaattgttaaacaatTCATGTTCCATATGACTTGTGATTCTAGCGCTGAAGTTAGGACAGCTATTGTCAAAGAAATTGCAATGTTTAGCAATGTTGTTGAAGAAATGTTGAATAACACATTATTTGATGTTAGTGATAATGTCAGAAAAGAAGCTTACAATCGTTTCTTGGAATATCCATTTTTAAGGTTATCATCGAAGCAAAGACAAACAATATTAGAAAATGGATTTGAAGATAAAAATGAATCTATTAAATCATTAgtgaaaaaacgatttttggaTAGCTGGCTAGATGAgtgtaataatgattttatattgtttttaagtaatttaggAGTAGAAAATGAAGTTGTATGTGAAAaagctttaaatataatatttgagacCTATTATGATAGTCAAGTTTtggatttaataaacaaatatttaaattcggaTACACGAATGATtgcttttgataaattaaccatagaaaaaatttttctCTGGAAATGTGTAGCCAAATACTTAACTACTGAGAAGAAAATTGAATTAGCTCGCAACCAAGGACATATTGATGATTATTACATTGATGTTTTACTACCAGATTTGGTAAAATTTTCTGATTATATacgtgaatattattttaattctacaaATAGTAAAGAATTTATACTGACACAATTGTTAGATATGAGTAGTGCATTTGCTATAGACGATGTTGGGGCAGAAAGTCTAAATAAACTTTgcttagatttaatattagatgAACAGATATctgtaaaaccaataaaatctGTGGCAGTATTGTTCGATTTGACTTTTAAAAACAGTCAAgatcttttaaattatgttaaagaaatcttaaataaaattcaaacacGAATAATTGATGTATACCCTTTAATTGATCAAGTAGgcaaaaaagaattatttaaatgtgaatTGGAATCAAAAACTGAtaagattaatgaaattataaaaaatgaaacctCAAATACAGATGAATTAGAGatgttagtatataatatgaagaaaataaaaaaacagtataaagaaataaatgtatcGCCAGAAGAACAGATATTAGTAGATATAGCTGtgaaaaatttacttaaagtttttgaactgatttttcaagtacAACAATTACCAAAAGTTGGTACTGAACTTTCTTTATTAACAGATATTACTCAGAACATTGTTGTTGGATACTTGGATTGTTCTATGGTAAATGTACGAATGGAAGCTATTCGTTCTCTTTCACCatatttattggtaaataatGTTCATGCAGCCAAAGAACACATGACTACTTTATGCGCTGAAATAGCAAAACCTATGACTGATAGGGActtgttattcaaaataatgtttgaattGTTCATGCGTTATGATCTCAAAACGTTTGATATGAATGATGACTTGGATACAGATGAAGaatatgaaaatgaatttagcgttgacaatattttaccattattagTTAACTGTATTGATTATGATCTAGATGATAGTAGCTTTAAGTCAGTACTTATAAAAGGTTTTTGTgacttattgatatttaaaaaagtcaagTCTATCAGTTTACTATCTAAACTTTtgatattatggtttaaacGTTTAACACGTAAAGCATTCAATACATACAATCATTTGGTGAAATTTTTTACATCTTATGTGTTTTACATTGATTCAAGTAGTATTGCATTGGCCATGTGCTATGTTCCAGTGTTAAAAGAGATTGACGAATACAATTTAGCTGAAAAGTTGGATATTAAAATGGATGAAGTAAATTCAACTTTAATTAATCTAACACGAGGACTCATGTacaagaatgaaaaaaaagctATTAACGCTCATGGTGAACTGGCATGTTATAtacttgattatttattagacgAAAACCAACCCTATACAGCTATGTTAGTAGATACTCTGTATAAGTTAGAAATTGATTTTGACAACAATAATGAATTGGTAAACACAATTGGTCCAAAATTGACACgtgtgattaaatatttaaaaactttggaTGACAAAAGCAGTtcaaagtatttgaaaaagaTTAAGAACAAATTTGATCCAGTcctacaaaaaaaacaatcttgtacaagaaaaaacaataaaaaggaAGTCAATGCTACTGAAACGGATAAAGAGCAAAGTCAAGTACCATCGACCATCAACTCAGAATTGGACTTGACAGAAGCTCATGATGATTTGTTTGCTCaagaaaatatagatatagccCAAAGTAGCGATGACGATGAAAGCATAAATGGGTTCACGACTACAAAATTGGATGCGATAAAACGTATGTCAGAAGTTTTCAAAAGAAGTTTCAACGCAAATGCATGCGAATTAACTTCAGATagcgattaa